From the Planktothricoides raciborskii GIHE-MW2 genome, the window ATCTCGACTAATGGTGGTGGCAGATGCCCATGTGAGATCGTCAAAACTAATATCGTTTTCATCAATCACCAGAAAATCTTCGGTATCGTCGTAGTCTGTGATTAAGGTTCGTCCCAGTGATTGCAAGACAAAGCGATCGCTCCCAGTCCCCCCGGTTAAAGTATCGTTCCCTCTGTCCCCCCAAAGAAAGTCATCACCAAATCCACCAATCAAGATGTCATCCCCTTGACCTCCGCGCAAAGTATCTGAACCATCACCCCCAAGAATTTCATCATTCCCTTGGTTGCCATTGACAAAATCATCGCCAATATCCCCATATAGGGTGTCATCTCCTTCTCCCCCGGATAGATTATCACTGCCATTGCCACCCCGGAGGATGTCATCACCATCTAGACCAAACAGAAAATCGTCTCCCGCATTCCCTTGGAGTAAATCATTCCCTAAATCACCAAACAAGGTGTCATTTCCGTCGTCCCCAAATAAGGTGTCATCGTCTCTACCCCCGTAGAGGAGATCGTTTCCTTCGCCCCCAAACAGCAAATCATTGCCTCGGTTGCCATTAAGCAGATCATCCCCTAAGAGTCCTCTGAGGGTATCATTTCCATCCAGGCCCTGAATCGTATTCGCTAGGTTCGTGCCGATAATTTCGTTAGGGTCGAGATTACCAAGAATCGTTGTCATAGATCAAAAATTTCTCCAAATATTAATAATGACTT encodes:
- a CDS encoding calcium-binding protein, which produces MTTILGNLDPNEIIGTNLANTIQGLDGNDTLRGLLGDDLLNGNRGNDLLFGGEGNDLLYGGRDDDTLFGDDGNDTLFGDLGNDLLQGNAGDDFLFGLDGDDILRGGNGSDNLSGGEGDDTLYGDIGDDFVNGNQGNDEILGGDGSDTLRGGQGDDILIGGFGDDFLWGDRGNDTLTGGTGSDRFVLQSLGRTLITDYDDTEDFLVIDENDISFDDLTWASATTISRDNSLVESTVFSLKSTGKVIAILEGVSSRVIDVNDFLTINGQPVTSSGSGTNNTQTPTNTGNTNQQEDINDLTEAEDLGTLNGTLTIDNGSLSDSNIADIYRFRLESDATFRAVMNNLSANADIQLIQDDGNGIIEEADIRKSSENTGTLAERVEDPLTAGVYYVRVLRVEGDTTYDLTLTV